The proteins below come from a single Pantanalinema sp. genomic window:
- a CDS encoding glycosyltransferase family 1 protein, whose protein sequence is MGRYIQCLLPRLGAQGVEVIAWMLPHQAADPRWDFPGIERRVLEAKPMSPQEQAMMPAAVKEAGLDLLHVPHLNAPLLSRVPLVATIHDLIPFHYPEAIAARFGGAYFHAMARLVPRKARRVLTVSEHTRKDLVTLAGAKPEKVETIPLGVEARFTEQASPELRRRVRDRYGLTGRYLLYAGQWKGYKNVDLLLDVMEGMDSERFADVKLVLVGREDPRVPMRERLAARNLSDRVVLTGFVAEEAELAALYQEATAFVFPSRYEGFGLPPLEAMAAGVPVIASDRASIPEVVGPAGLLLAPDGVLEWQRAIESLCEDPGRREALAALGRERARAFSWDVTAARTLEAYRRILSPHP, encoded by the coding sequence ATCGGGCGCTACATCCAGTGCCTGTTGCCGAGGCTCGGCGCGCAGGGCGTCGAGGTCATCGCCTGGATGCTGCCTCATCAGGCCGCGGATCCACGGTGGGACTTCCCCGGGATCGAGCGACGCGTCCTCGAGGCCAAGCCCATGTCTCCCCAGGAACAGGCCATGATGCCCGCCGCCGTCAAGGAGGCCGGGCTCGATCTGCTGCACGTCCCGCACCTGAACGCGCCGCTCCTGAGCCGCGTGCCCCTGGTCGCCACCATCCACGACCTGATCCCCTTCCACTACCCGGAGGCGATCGCCGCGCGCTTCGGGGGCGCCTACTTCCATGCCATGGCGCGCCTGGTGCCGCGCAAGGCGCGGCGCGTCCTCACCGTCTCCGAGCACACCCGCAAGGACCTGGTCACCCTGGCGGGCGCGAAGCCCGAAAAGGTGGAGACCATCCCGCTCGGGGTGGAGGCGCGGTTCACCGAACAAGCCTCACCCGAGCTGCGGCGCCGGGTGCGCGATCGCTATGGCCTGACCGGCCGCTATTTGCTCTACGCCGGCCAGTGGAAGGGCTACAAGAACGTCGACCTGCTCCTTGACGTCATGGAAGGCATGGACTCTGAGCGCTTCGCCGACGTGAAGCTGGTCCTGGTCGGACGAGAGGATCCGCGCGTCCCGATGCGCGAGCGGCTCGCGGCGCGCAACCTCTCGGATCGGGTCGTGCTGACGGGCTTCGTCGCCGAAGAGGCGGAGCTCGCGGCGCTGTACCAGGAGGCCACGGCCTTCGTCTTCCCGTCGCGCTACGAGGGCTTCGGGCTGCCACCCCTGGAGGCGATGGCGGCCGGAGTCCCGGTGATCGCGAGCGATCGCGCCTCCATTCCCGAGGTCGTCGGGCCTGCCGGGCTGCTCCTGGCCCCCGATGGTGTGCTAGAATGGCAGCGAGCAATCGAGTCTCTGTGCGAGGATCCGGGCCGTCGCGAGGCGCTTGCCGCCCTGGGTCGCGAGCGCGCCCGCGCCTTCTCGTGGGACGTGACGGCGGCAAGGACGCTCGAAGCGTATCGCCGTATTTTATCCCCCCACCCCTGA
- a CDS encoding glycosyltransferase, translating into MKVALVHEWLTTLGGSERVVWAFHRMFPDAPVFTTVHRKDLLPAEFDELDVRPSFLQRLPGATRHYQKLLPLMPLAFEQFDLSGYDLVLSSAHACAKGVVTRPETVHVSYTHTPMRYAWDLYHPYQATVNPLLRPVSAAILSYLRQWDVLTANRVDRFVANSREVSRRIQKHYRRGAEVVPPPIDVERFLPAPASQIGDHLLVLSRLVPYKRVDLAVQAANATGVPLKIIGDGPLYAELKAMARPNVQFLGHLSDSDVASEMARCKALVFGAFEDFGIVPLEAQAAGRPVVAFGAGGALETVIDGVTGVFFAEQHPDSLVQALKRLERMDLDPAAIRRHAESFAFEAFAARMQGVIDQAIAERRAGAFEGVSEAVHG; encoded by the coding sequence TTGAAGGTCGCCCTGGTTCATGAATGGCTCACCACCCTCGGTGGCTCCGAGCGCGTGGTCTGGGCTTTCCACCGCATGTTCCCGGACGCTCCCGTCTTCACCACCGTCCACCGCAAGGATCTGCTGCCGGCCGAGTTCGACGAGCTTGACGTGCGGCCGTCCTTCCTCCAGCGCTTGCCCGGTGCCACCAGGCACTACCAGAAGCTCTTGCCCCTGATGCCGCTCGCCTTCGAGCAGTTCGATCTCTCGGGCTACGACCTGGTGCTGTCGAGCGCCCACGCCTGCGCCAAGGGGGTCGTGACCCGCCCCGAGACGGTGCACGTCAGCTACACCCACACCCCCATGCGCTACGCCTGGGACCTCTACCACCCGTACCAGGCGACGGTGAACCCGCTGTTGCGGCCCGTCTCCGCCGCCATCCTCAGCTACCTGCGCCAGTGGGACGTGCTCACGGCCAACCGCGTCGATCGCTTCGTCGCCAACTCGCGCGAGGTCTCGCGCCGCATCCAGAAGCACTATCGCCGAGGGGCCGAGGTGGTGCCGCCCCCCATCGACGTGGAGCGCTTCTTGCCGGCTCCTGCCTCGCAGATCGGGGATCACCTGCTGGTGCTCTCGCGCCTGGTGCCCTACAAGCGGGTCGATCTGGCCGTGCAGGCGGCCAACGCCACCGGCGTCCCCCTCAAGATCATCGGCGACGGCCCCCTCTACGCCGAGCTCAAGGCCATGGCCAGGCCCAACGTGCAGTTCCTCGGCCACCTGAGCGACTCGGACGTCGCCAGCGAGATGGCCCGCTGCAAGGCCCTCGTCTTCGGCGCCTTCGAGGACTTCGGCATCGTCCCGCTCGAGGCCCAGGCCGCCGGGCGCCCGGTCGTCGCCTTCGGCGCGGGCGGCGCGCTCGAGACCGTCATCGACGGGGTCACCGGGGTCTTCTTCGCCGAGCAGCACCCCGACAGCCTGGTGCAGGCCCTCAAGCGGCTGGAGCGCATGGACCTCGATCCGGCCGCGATCCGGCGCCACGCCGAGAGCTTCGCCTTCGAGGCCTTCGCCGCGCGGATGCAGGGGGTCATCGACCAGGCGATCGCCGAGCGCCGGGCGGGCGCCTTCGAGGGAGTCAGCGAGGCCGTGCATGGCTAA
- a CDS encoding undecaprenyl-phosphate glucose phosphotransferase → MAKDTLEAHHAVHGAVPAPTWREWLERNIMYAGLPLVVLADWALINGIFALVYAMRFEWHVLASVEHGPPWTPYWHATVLIATVWVMVLAAMGLYRYQRAASKFEDLVILAFGMGLGTLLAMGLGFFYRDFSYSRLVLVYSVAFGYIALGAFHVGLRSFQEWLQAKGWGSLNTLIVGCNPLGEMMAARFADAPHLGHRLVGFVPAPGEWMEGDRWVCSVRTGELRETHVKTYGQVLGEVEDLGTLIEQHRIDEVLLARPGATFSEFVELMEAGASRRPVQFRIVPDLLELMTAKIRISDLDGIPTLEIGDVPLRKWHNRFLKRLMDVVLSALGLLLASPLMLVTALLVKLTSPGPVFYKQERMGRDGRLFNIYKFRTMRIDAEESSGPVWAKAGDNRATPIGAVLRRFSLDELPQIWNVLAGDMTLVGPRPERPFFIDQFKTYIPKYMDRHLVRSGLTGWAQVNGLRGEEGTIEERTRYDIYYVENWSLLLDLRIIVKTALEVLFYKAY, encoded by the coding sequence ATGGCTAAAGACACCCTCGAAGCGCACCACGCCGTCCATGGCGCCGTTCCCGCGCCCACCTGGCGCGAGTGGCTCGAGCGCAACATCATGTACGCGGGGCTGCCCCTGGTGGTCCTGGCGGACTGGGCGCTCATCAACGGCATCTTCGCGCTGGTCTACGCCATGCGCTTCGAGTGGCACGTCCTGGCCTCGGTCGAGCACGGGCCGCCCTGGACGCCTTACTGGCATGCGACCGTGCTCATCGCGACCGTCTGGGTGATGGTGCTCGCCGCGATGGGGCTGTATCGCTACCAGCGCGCGGCCTCCAAGTTCGAGGACCTGGTCATCCTGGCCTTCGGAATGGGCCTCGGCACCCTGCTCGCCATGGGCCTCGGCTTCTTCTACCGCGACTTCTCGTACTCGCGCCTGGTCCTGGTCTACAGCGTGGCCTTCGGCTACATCGCGCTGGGCGCCTTCCACGTGGGGCTGCGCTCCTTCCAGGAATGGCTGCAAGCCAAGGGCTGGGGGAGTCTCAACACCCTGATCGTCGGCTGCAACCCCCTCGGCGAGATGATGGCGGCGCGCTTCGCGGACGCTCCTCACCTGGGGCACCGCCTGGTGGGCTTCGTGCCCGCACCCGGCGAGTGGATGGAGGGCGATCGCTGGGTTTGCTCCGTGCGGACCGGCGAGCTGCGCGAGACCCACGTGAAGACCTACGGCCAGGTGCTGGGCGAGGTCGAGGACCTCGGCACCCTCATCGAGCAGCACCGGATCGACGAGGTGCTCCTGGCCCGGCCCGGGGCGACCTTCAGCGAGTTCGTCGAGCTGATGGAGGCGGGGGCCTCGCGCCGCCCCGTGCAGTTCCGGATCGTGCCCGACCTCCTGGAGCTGATGACCGCCAAGATCCGGATCTCGGATCTCGACGGCATCCCCACCCTCGAGATCGGGGACGTGCCGCTGCGCAAGTGGCACAACCGCTTCCTCAAGCGCCTGATGGACGTCGTGCTGTCGGCTCTGGGCCTGCTGCTCGCCTCGCCCCTCATGCTGGTCACGGCCCTCCTGGTGAAGCTGACGAGCCCCGGCCCCGTCTTCTACAAGCAGGAGCGCATGGGCCGCGACGGGCGCCTGTTCAACATCTACAAGTTCCGCACCATGCGCATCGACGCCGAGGAATCGAGCGGCCCGGTCTGGGCGAAGGCCGGCGACAACCGCGCCACGCCGATCGGCGCCGTGCTGCGCCGCTTCAGCCTGGACGAGCTGCCCCAGATCTGGAACGTGCTCGCGGGCGACATGACCCTGGTGGGGCCGCGTCCCGAGCGCCCCTTCTTCATCGATCAGTTCAAGACCTACATCCCCAAGTACATGGACCGGCACCTGGTTCGCAGCGGCCTGACGGGCTGGGCCCAGGTGAACGGCCTGCGGGGCGAGGAAGGCACCATCGAGGAGCGGACCCGCTACGACATCTACTACGTGGAGAACTGGTCGCTCCTCCTCGATCTGCGGATCATCGTGAAGACGGCCCTGGAAGTCCTGTTCTACAAGGCTTACTAG
- a CDS encoding glycosyltransferase 87 family protein has translation MRRSLPRLFLYAALLRVAIALIPGGQPFDQACFKAWGVAMVLDGPAGFYEGSKRFFSCDYPPLYMHWLGAWTWVYTRFDAAPLAWSAFAAFVPVTAFNALLKALSGLLDLLNGYLVYRIVAPRLGPEKAKGAAVLALFNPLFLYDAVYWGQIDTLLLTFMLAILWALTEGWLVRASLLAALSLMLKPQGLFLAPVFLATQWFRHRLGRWLVALAAGTLCAFGAIRPFWPNGAPLESFLALYARMTATAQSYPYGAFNAFNLHGLFGQLTPDDATLLGLSQRVWGLVLLGLVQILIAAVLFRRRDPATFWLGAATSVLAFFMLATRMHERYGIVAIGILTVAYAYRPHLRPVYWTLCVVTIINLVYAQDPNVARLLSALWLDRTLSLVSVLAFGALVRDLVRLAPSSIPSLHLENASLSERTLHASN, from the coding sequence TTGCGCCGATCCCTGCCCAGGCTCTTCCTCTACGCGGCGCTCTTGCGCGTCGCGATCGCCCTGATCCCCGGGGGACAGCCCTTCGACCAGGCCTGCTTCAAGGCATGGGGCGTGGCCATGGTCCTGGACGGGCCGGCGGGCTTCTACGAGGGTAGCAAACGCTTCTTCTCGTGCGACTACCCGCCCCTCTACATGCACTGGCTCGGGGCCTGGACCTGGGTCTACACCCGCTTCGACGCGGCCCCCCTCGCCTGGAGCGCCTTCGCGGCCTTCGTGCCGGTCACCGCCTTCAACGCGCTGCTCAAGGCGCTCTCGGGGCTGCTCGATCTGCTGAACGGCTACCTGGTCTATCGCATCGTCGCGCCGCGCCTCGGTCCCGAGAAGGCCAAGGGCGCGGCGGTTCTCGCCCTCTTCAACCCGCTCTTCCTCTACGACGCCGTCTACTGGGGCCAGATCGACACGCTGCTCCTGACCTTCATGCTCGCGATCCTCTGGGCCCTGACCGAGGGCTGGCTCGTCCGTGCGAGCTTGCTCGCCGCCTTGTCCCTGATGCTCAAGCCGCAGGGCCTCTTCCTGGCGCCGGTTTTCCTCGCCACCCAGTGGTTCCGGCACCGTCTTGGCCGGTGGCTCGTTGCCCTCGCCGCCGGGACGCTCTGTGCGTTCGGGGCCATTCGCCCCTTCTGGCCGAACGGAGCTCCGCTCGAGTCGTTCCTGGCCCTGTACGCGCGCATGACGGCCACGGCGCAGAGCTATCCTTACGGGGCGTTCAACGCCTTCAACCTGCACGGCCTCTTCGGGCAGCTCACGCCGGACGATGCGACCTTGCTGGGCTTGAGTCAGCGCGTCTGGGGGCTCGTCCTGCTCGGTCTGGTCCAGATCCTGATCGCCGCGGTGCTGTTCCGGCGGCGCGACCCCGCGACGTTCTGGCTCGGGGCGGCGACCAGCGTGCTCGCCTTCTTCATGCTCGCCACGCGCATGCACGAGCGTTACGGCATCGTCGCCATCGGGATCCTCACCGTCGCCTACGCCTACCGGCCTCATCTGAGGCCCGTCTACTGGACGCTGTGCGTCGTCACGATCATCAACCTGGTCTATGCCCAGGACCCCAACGTGGCTCGCCTGCTGAGCGCCCTCTGGCTCGATCGCACCCTGAGCCTGGTGAGCGTGCTCGCCTTCGGCGCGCTGGTCCGGGATCTGGTGCGGCTTGCGCCTTCGAGCATCCCCTCGCTACACTTGGAAAACGCATCCCTCTCCGAAAGGACCCTACATGCCAGCAACTAA
- the galE gene encoding UDP-glucose 4-epimerase GalE: MPATNDMILVVGGAGYIGSHCVKELNRQGYATVTFDNLVYGHRDAVKWGAFEEGDMSDTERLREVFRKYRIAGVMHFAAYAYVGESVTDPEKYYFNNVGATLNLLKVMREFGVDKFIFSSTCATYGVPTQIPIPETHPQAPINPYGATKLMVERVLADYGRAYDLKSICFRYFNAAGADPESEIGERHDPETHLIPLVLRAAMGGTPLKVFGDDYPTPDGTCVRDYIHVIDLARAHILGLERLLSGGESAIYNLGNGSGYSVKEVIETSERIMGRKVPFDFAPRREGDPPQLIGSAEKAVTELGWKPEFAKLDRIIETAWTWHRKEAGV, translated from the coding sequence ATGCCAGCAACTAACGACATGATCCTGGTGGTCGGCGGCGCCGGCTACATCGGCTCCCACTGCGTCAAGGAGCTCAACCGCCAGGGTTACGCCACCGTCACCTTCGACAACCTGGTCTACGGCCACCGCGACGCCGTGAAGTGGGGGGCCTTCGAGGAGGGCGACATGAGCGACACCGAGCGCCTGCGCGAGGTGTTCCGCAAGTACAGGATCGCGGGGGTCATGCACTTTGCCGCCTACGCCTACGTGGGCGAGAGCGTCACCGACCCCGAGAAGTACTACTTCAACAACGTCGGCGCCACCCTCAACCTCCTCAAGGTGATGCGCGAGTTCGGCGTCGACAAGTTCATCTTCAGCTCCACCTGCGCCACCTACGGCGTGCCGACGCAGATCCCCATCCCCGAGACCCACCCCCAGGCCCCCATCAACCCCTACGGAGCAACCAAGCTCATGGTCGAGCGGGTGCTTGCGGACTACGGCCGCGCCTACGACCTCAAGAGCATCTGCTTCCGCTACTTCAACGCGGCGGGCGCCGATCCCGAATCGGAGATCGGGGAGCGCCACGACCCCGAGACCCACCTCATCCCCCTGGTGCTGCGCGCGGCCATGGGCGGCACCCCGCTCAAGGTCTTCGGCGATGACTACCCGACCCCGGACGGCACCTGCGTCCGCGACTACATCCACGTCATCGACCTGGCGCGCGCCCACATCCTGGGTCTCGAGCGCCTGCTCTCGGGCGGAGAGAGCGCCATCTACAACCTGGGCAACGGCAGCGGCTACTCGGTCAAGGAAGTGATCGAGACCTCCGAGCGAATCATGGGCCGCAAGGTGCCCTTCGACTTCGCCCCGCGCCGCGAGGGGGATCCCCCCCAGCTCATCGGGTCGGCCGAGAAGGCCGTCACCGAGCTGGGATGGAAGCCCGAGTTCGCCAAGCTCGACCGGATCATCGAGACGGCCTGGACCTGGCACCGGAAAGAAGCGGGGGTGTAA
- the glmM gene encoding phosphoglucosamine mutase has translation MGKYFGTDGVRGLANDKLTPELAFKLGRAGAAVLLEGHAGERPVIFIGRDTRRSGTMLEAALAAGICSVGVDVYRLGVVPTPVVAWLAANCGGAAGVMISASHNPSPDNGIKFFSGDGFKLPDETEGAIEVLLDAVEDTLPRPTGEALGVVEDRFDLVENYVRHVTQAFAEGLTGLSLVLDVGHGAAYALAPRVLRALGAHVQVLNDAPDGDNINRGCGSTHLEQLQARVREGGFQLGIAFDGDADRMLAVDETGAVVDGDHIMLICLEHALATGRLKSPSLVATVMSNMGFEEAVQRLGGELVRAKVGDRYVLEEMKARDIRIGGEQSGHLIFLDDNTTGDGLNSALRLLSALKAAGEPLSVLAAKMTDYPQVLKNVRLASTQGWQQNPAIAKAIADADAELAGSGRLLVRASGTEPLIRVMVEGKDDAQIHGICDRLIGVISSELA, from the coding sequence GTGGGCAAGTACTTCGGCACCGACGGCGTCCGCGGCCTGGCCAACGACAAGCTCACCCCGGAGCTCGCCTTCAAGCTGGGCCGCGCGGGCGCGGCGGTCCTGCTCGAGGGCCACGCGGGGGAACGCCCCGTGATCTTCATCGGGCGAGACACCCGCCGCTCGGGCACCATGCTCGAAGCGGCCCTCGCCGCGGGCATCTGCTCGGTGGGCGTGGACGTGTACCGGCTGGGCGTCGTCCCCACCCCGGTCGTCGCGTGGCTCGCGGCCAACTGCGGCGGCGCCGCGGGCGTGATGATCTCGGCCTCCCACAACCCGAGCCCCGACAACGGCATCAAGTTCTTCAGCGGTGACGGCTTCAAGCTTCCCGACGAGACCGAGGGTGCCATCGAGGTCCTGCTCGACGCCGTCGAGGACACCCTCCCCCGCCCCACGGGCGAGGCCCTGGGGGTGGTCGAGGATCGCTTCGATCTGGTGGAGAACTACGTCCGGCACGTGACCCAGGCCTTCGCGGAGGGCCTCACCGGCCTGAGCCTCGTCCTCGACGTGGGCCACGGGGCGGCCTATGCCCTGGCCCCGCGCGTGCTTCGGGCGCTGGGCGCGCACGTCCAGGTCCTGAACGACGCGCCCGACGGCGACAACATCAACCGGGGCTGCGGCTCGACCCACCTGGAGCAGCTCCAGGCCAGGGTTCGCGAGGGCGGCTTCCAGCTGGGCATCGCCTTCGACGGGGACGCGGATCGCATGCTCGCGGTGGACGAGACGGGTGCTGTCGTCGACGGCGACCACATCATGCTGATCTGCCTGGAGCATGCGCTCGCGACCGGCCGCCTCAAGAGCCCGTCCTTGGTCGCGACGGTCATGAGCAACATGGGCTTCGAGGAGGCCGTGCAACGCCTCGGCGGCGAGCTGGTGCGCGCCAAGGTCGGCGATCGCTACGTCCTCGAGGAGATGAAGGCCAGGGACATCCGCATCGGCGGCGAGCAGAGCGGCCACCTGATCTTCCTGGACGACAACACGACCGGCGACGGCCTCAATTCGGCCCTGCGCCTGCTCTCGGCCCTGAAGGCCGCGGGCGAGCCCCTCTCGGTCCTCGCCGCCAAGATGACGGACTATCCGCAGGTGCTCAAGAACGTGCGCCTCGCCTCGACCCAGGGCTGGCAACAGAACCCGGCGATCGCCAAGGCCATCGCCGATGCCGATGCCGAGCTCGCGGGAAGTGGCCGGCTCCTCGTCCGCGCCTCGGGCACCGAGCCCCTGATCCGGGTGATGGTCGAGGGCAAGGACGACGCGCAGATCCACGGGATCTGCGATCGCCTCATCGGCGTCATCTCGTCCGAGCTGGCCTGA